One genomic segment of Hevea brasiliensis isolate MT/VB/25A 57/8 chromosome 3, ASM3005281v1, whole genome shotgun sequence includes these proteins:
- the LOC110662612 gene encoding uncharacterized protein LOC110662612 isoform X1 → MHRVGSAGNNSNSVRPRKEKRLTYVLSDADDTKHCAGINCLAVLKSSVSDGSDYLFTGSRDGTLKRWVLAEDSATCSATFESHVDWVNDAVLVGDSTLVSCSSDTTLKTWSCLSDGICTRTLRQHSDYVTCLAAAEKNSNIVASGGLGGEVFIWDLEAALAPVSKSNDAMEDDCSNGVSGSGNPLPMTSLRTISSSNSITMHTTQSHGYVPIGAKGHKESVYALAMNETGTILVSGGTEKVVRVWDPRTGSKTMKLRGHTDNIRALLLDSSGRFCLSGSSDSMIRLWDLGQQRCVHSYAVHTDSVWALASTPTFGHVYSGGRDLSLYLTDLATRESLLLCSKEHPILQLALHDDSIWVATTDSSVHRWPAEGHNPQKVFQRGGSFLAGNLSFSRARISLEGSTLVPVYKEPTLSIPGTPAIVQHEILNNRRHVLTKDTAGSVKLWEITRGVVVEDYGKVSFEEKKEKLFEMVSIPGWFTVDSRLGSLSVHLDTPQCFSAEMYSADLNIAGKPEDDKVNLARETLKGLLAHWLAKRRQRLGSQSSANGDVLSGKDITPRSLAHSRIEVDGSAENDSMVYPPFEFSTVSPPSIITEGSQGGPWRKKVTDFDGTEDEKDFPWWCIDCVQHNRLPPRENTKCSFYLHPCEGSAVQILTQGKLSAPRILRIHKVVNYVIEKMVLDKPLDNPDGNFAPGLGGGQLQHSAVGDGSYRPGLKPWQKLRPSIEITCNNQVLSTDMSLATVRAYIWKKPEDLVLNYRVVQGR, encoded by the exons ATGCACCGCGTGGGTAGTGCAGGGAACAATTCCAATTCTGTTCGGCCACGCAAGGAGAAGAGGCTCACTTATGTACTGAGTGATGCTGATGATACAAAG CATTGTGCTGGCATTAATTGCTTGGCTGTGTTAAAGTCATCTGTATCTGATGGAAGCGATTACCTCTTCACTGGGAGTCGTGATGGCACACTGAAGAGATGGGTATTGGCTGAAGATTCTGCTACATGCTCTGCTACATTTGAGTCGCATGTTGATTGG GTAAATGATGCTGTCCTTGTTGGTGATAGCACACTTGTCTCCTGCTCTTCAGACACCACTCTCAAG ACTTGGAGTTGCTTGTCCGATGGAATTTGTACCAGGACTCTTCGACAGCACTCTGATTATGTTACTTGTCTTGCTGCAGCAGAAAAAAAT AGCAATATTGTTGCCTCTGGTGGCCTTGGTGGGGAGGTTTTCATATGGGATCTCGAAGCTGCACTTGCTCCAGTCTCAAAATCAAATGATGCAATGGAAGATGATTGTTCAAATGGTGTCAGTGGTTCTGGTAATCCATTGCCTATGACAAGTTTACGCACCATTAGCTCAAGCAACAGCATAACTATGCATACAACTCAGTCCCATGGATATGTACCAATTGGTGCCAAAGGCCATAAGGAGTCAGTTTATGCATTGGCAATGAATGAGACTGGAACTATTCTTGTCTCTGGTGGAACTGAAAAG GTTGTTCGCGTTTGGGATCCAAGAACTGGTTCAAAGACTATGAAGCTAAGAGGGCACACTGATAATATCAGGGCTCTGCTTTTGGATTCTTCTGGCAG GTTTTGCTTATCTGGATCCTCTGATTCTATGATCAG ACTATGGGACCTTGGTCAGCAGCGTTGTGTGCATTCATATGCTGTGCATACAGATTCTGTTTGGGCACTTGCCAGCACCCCAACATTTGGCCATGTTTATAGTGGTGGGAGGGATCTATCT TTATACTTGACAGACTTGGCAACAAGAGAGAGTCTTTTGCTTTGCTCAAAGGAGCATCCCATTTTGCAATTGGCATTGCATGATGATAGCATATGGGTTGCAACAACAGATTCTTCAGTTCATAGATGGCCTGCTGAAGGACACAATCCTCAAAAGGTCTTCCAAAGAGGTGGTTCATTTTTAGCTGGAAACCTGTCCTTTTCGAGGGCAAGGATTTCTTTAGAAGGATCCACCCTG GTTCCTGTCTACAAAGAACCGACCTTAAGCATTCCTGGAACTCCAGCAATAGTTCAgcatgaaattttaaataatagaaGGCATGTCCTGACTAAG GATACTGCTGGTTCAGTGAAGCTATGGGAGATCACAAGGGGTGTTGTAGTTGAGGACTATGGAAAG GTGTCATTTgaggagaaaaaggaaaagttATTTGAAATG GTAAGCATTCCTGGGTGGTTCACTGTAGATTCAAGGCTTGGAAGCTTGTCTGTTCATTTGGACACACCACAGTGCTTTTCTGCAGAGATGTATTCTGCAGATCTTAACATAGCTGGAAAACCTGAAGATGATAAG GTTAATCTAGCTCGTGAAACCCTTAAAGGTCTATTGGCCCATTGGTTGGCCAAACGAAGGCAAAGACTGGGATCTCAATCTTCAGCTAATGGGGATGTTTTGTCTGGGAAAGATATTACTCCCAGAAGTCTTGCCCATTCCAGAATTGAGGTAGATGGTAGTGCTGAAAATGATTCCATGGTGTATCCTCCATTCGAATTTTCAACAGTTTCCCCTCCTTCAATTATCACTGAAGGCTCTCAAGGAGGCCCATGGAGAAAGAAagttactgattttgatggaactgAGGATGAAAAGGACTTCCCTTGGTGGTGTATAGATTGCGTACAGCATAATCGCCTCCCTCCAAGAGAAAATACCAA GTGCAGCTTTTATCTGCATCCTTGCGAAGGCTCAGCTGTCCAGATCCTCACACAAGGCAAACTAAGTGCACCCCGCATACTGAGAATACATAAA GTTGTCAATTATGTCATAGAAAAGATGGTCCTTGACAAACCACTGGATAATCCAGATGGAAATTTTGCTCCTGGACTCGGTGGAGGACAGTTGCAGCATTCTGCCGTAGGAGATGGATCCTATCGACCTGGACTGAAGCCTTGGCAAAAGCTTAGGCCTTCCATAGAGATTACATGCAACAATCAG gTCTTGTCAACAGACATGAGCTTAGCCACAGTGAGAGCTTACATATGGAAGAAACCTGAGGATCTGGTCCTTAACTACAGAGTGGTTCAGGGAAGGTGA
- the LOC110662612 gene encoding uncharacterized protein LOC110662612 isoform X2 produces the protein MHRVGSAGNNSNSVRPRKEKRLTYVLSDADDTKHCAGINCLAVLKSSVSDGSDYLFTGSRDGTLKRWVLAEDSATCSATFESHVDWVNDAVLVGDSTLVSCSSDTTLKTWSCLSDGICTRTLRQHSDYVTCLAAAEKNSNIVASGGLGGEVFIWDLEAALAPVSKSNDAMEDDCSNGVSGSGNPLPMTSLRTISSSNSITMHTTQSHGYVPIGAKGHKESVYALAMNETGTILVSGGTEKVVRVWDPRTGSKTMKLRGHTDNIRALLLDSSGRFCLSGSSDSMIRLWDLGQQRCVHSYAVHTDSVWALASTPTFGHVYSGGRDLSLYLTDLATRESLLLCSKEHPILQLALHDDSIWVATTDSSVHRWPAEGHNPQKVFQRGGSFLAGNLSFSRARISLEGSTLVPVYKEPTLSIPGTPAIVQHEILNNRRHVLTKDTAGSVKLWEITRGVVVEDYGKVSFEEKKEKLFEMVSIPGWFTVDSRLGSLSVHLDTPQCFSAEMYSADLNIAGKPEDDKVNLARETLKGLLAHWLAKRRQRLGSQSSANGDVLSGKDITPRSLAHSRIEVDGSAENDSMVYPPFEFSTVSPPSIITEGSQGGPWRKKVTDFDGTEDEKDFPWWCIDCVQHNRLPPRENTKCSFYLHPCEGSAVQILTQGKLSAPRILRIHKPIPSPDKGGRLR, from the exons ATGCACCGCGTGGGTAGTGCAGGGAACAATTCCAATTCTGTTCGGCCACGCAAGGAGAAGAGGCTCACTTATGTACTGAGTGATGCTGATGATACAAAG CATTGTGCTGGCATTAATTGCTTGGCTGTGTTAAAGTCATCTGTATCTGATGGAAGCGATTACCTCTTCACTGGGAGTCGTGATGGCACACTGAAGAGATGGGTATTGGCTGAAGATTCTGCTACATGCTCTGCTACATTTGAGTCGCATGTTGATTGG GTAAATGATGCTGTCCTTGTTGGTGATAGCACACTTGTCTCCTGCTCTTCAGACACCACTCTCAAG ACTTGGAGTTGCTTGTCCGATGGAATTTGTACCAGGACTCTTCGACAGCACTCTGATTATGTTACTTGTCTTGCTGCAGCAGAAAAAAAT AGCAATATTGTTGCCTCTGGTGGCCTTGGTGGGGAGGTTTTCATATGGGATCTCGAAGCTGCACTTGCTCCAGTCTCAAAATCAAATGATGCAATGGAAGATGATTGTTCAAATGGTGTCAGTGGTTCTGGTAATCCATTGCCTATGACAAGTTTACGCACCATTAGCTCAAGCAACAGCATAACTATGCATACAACTCAGTCCCATGGATATGTACCAATTGGTGCCAAAGGCCATAAGGAGTCAGTTTATGCATTGGCAATGAATGAGACTGGAACTATTCTTGTCTCTGGTGGAACTGAAAAG GTTGTTCGCGTTTGGGATCCAAGAACTGGTTCAAAGACTATGAAGCTAAGAGGGCACACTGATAATATCAGGGCTCTGCTTTTGGATTCTTCTGGCAG GTTTTGCTTATCTGGATCCTCTGATTCTATGATCAG ACTATGGGACCTTGGTCAGCAGCGTTGTGTGCATTCATATGCTGTGCATACAGATTCTGTTTGGGCACTTGCCAGCACCCCAACATTTGGCCATGTTTATAGTGGTGGGAGGGATCTATCT TTATACTTGACAGACTTGGCAACAAGAGAGAGTCTTTTGCTTTGCTCAAAGGAGCATCCCATTTTGCAATTGGCATTGCATGATGATAGCATATGGGTTGCAACAACAGATTCTTCAGTTCATAGATGGCCTGCTGAAGGACACAATCCTCAAAAGGTCTTCCAAAGAGGTGGTTCATTTTTAGCTGGAAACCTGTCCTTTTCGAGGGCAAGGATTTCTTTAGAAGGATCCACCCTG GTTCCTGTCTACAAAGAACCGACCTTAAGCATTCCTGGAACTCCAGCAATAGTTCAgcatgaaattttaaataatagaaGGCATGTCCTGACTAAG GATACTGCTGGTTCAGTGAAGCTATGGGAGATCACAAGGGGTGTTGTAGTTGAGGACTATGGAAAG GTGTCATTTgaggagaaaaaggaaaagttATTTGAAATG GTAAGCATTCCTGGGTGGTTCACTGTAGATTCAAGGCTTGGAAGCTTGTCTGTTCATTTGGACACACCACAGTGCTTTTCTGCAGAGATGTATTCTGCAGATCTTAACATAGCTGGAAAACCTGAAGATGATAAG GTTAATCTAGCTCGTGAAACCCTTAAAGGTCTATTGGCCCATTGGTTGGCCAAACGAAGGCAAAGACTGGGATCTCAATCTTCAGCTAATGGGGATGTTTTGTCTGGGAAAGATATTACTCCCAGAAGTCTTGCCCATTCCAGAATTGAGGTAGATGGTAGTGCTGAAAATGATTCCATGGTGTATCCTCCATTCGAATTTTCAACAGTTTCCCCTCCTTCAATTATCACTGAAGGCTCTCAAGGAGGCCCATGGAGAAAGAAagttactgattttgatggaactgAGGATGAAAAGGACTTCCCTTGGTGGTGTATAGATTGCGTACAGCATAATCGCCTCCCTCCAAGAGAAAATACCAA GTGCAGCTTTTATCTGCATCCTTGCGAAGGCTCAGCTGTCCAGATCCTCACACAAGGCAAACTAAGTGCACCCCGCATACTGAGAATACATAAA Ccgatcccaagcccggataaaggaggacggttgcggtag